The Pseudostreptobacillus hongkongensis DNA segment TATCAGCATGGATGTTTTATATCGTATTGGGACTAAATTAGGTATTGATTTTGGTGATATGGTTTCGATTATAGGGTTAAAGAAATAAAAAACTTGAGGTGGCAAAATGGAATCTCAAGTTTTAAAAGATGGAGGTATTTATGACAGAAGAGAAAAATCTTACGATTGTTGATAATAAAGAAATACAGAATATGATTTATACCATTAGAAGTAGGCAAGTAATGATAGATAGTGATTTAGCGTATCTTTATAATGTTGAAACTAAAGTGTTGAATCAAGCAGTAAAAAGAAATTTAAATAGATTCCCAGAACATTTTCGTTTTCAATTAACGGAAGAAGAATATGAAAACTTGAGGTCACAATTTGTTACCTCAAGTGAAGTCAATACTCATGGTGGTAGAAGATATATGCCATATGTATTTACAGAACAAGGTATCGCTATGCTTTCTGCTGTGCTTAAAAGTGATGTAGCTGTCAAAGTTAGTATTAAAATTATGAATAGCTTTGTGGAGATGAGAAACTTTTTGCTTTCTAACAAAGAGATGTTTTCTCGTCTTGATAGGGTTGAGTTAAAACAATTAGAAACAGATAAGAAACTGGAGGAAGTATTCAACTATATAGCTAGCAATATTGAGGTTAAGCAAAATATCTTTTTCGATGGGCAAATTTATGATGCTTTTAGCTTTATCGTAGGTCTTATCCAGAAAGCTAAAAAAGAAATAATCTTGATTGATAATTATGTGGATATCAATACCTTAAATATTCTGTGTAAGAAAAATAAAAATGTAAAAATTAAAATTTATACTTCCGGAAAAGGAAATTTAACAACAAAAGATATCAATAAATTTAATGCACAATATGAAGAATTAACTGTAAAAATAAATACAGATTTTCATGATAGATTTTTAATTATAGATAGAGTAGAAGTTTATCATATTGGAGCATCTATCAAAGATGCTGGGAAAAAGAGTTTTGGAATTACAAAGATAGAAGATAAGGACTTAGTTAAGAGTCTTATAAATAAAGTGAGGTAGAGTATAGCAAATTTATATAAAATAAAAATATAAAAAAATATCGGTTTGAATAAAATATAAGTAGGTGAAAATATGTTAGGAGCAATAATTGGAGATATTGTTGGTTCAAGATTTGAGTGGAATAATCATAGAAATAAAGAATTTGATTTATTTACTACTGAATGTTTTCCAACAGATGATAGTATTATGACTTTATCTGTTGCAAAAGCTATATTGGAAAGTAAAGAAGATTTTAGTGATTTATCTGAAAAAACTGAAAATTTCATGCAAAAAATAGGAAGAAATTATCCATATTGTGGATATGGGGGCAACTTTTTTTATTGGATATTTTCAAATGATCCTAAACCATATAATAGTTATGGTAATGGAGCAGCTATGAGAGTTAGCGCTGTTGGATTTGTTGCTAATAGTTTAGAAGAAGTAAAAAGTCTTTCAAGAAAGGTAACTGAAATTACTCATAATCATCCAGAAGGAATAAAAGGAGCTGAAGCTACAGCAATGGCGATTTATTTAGCTAAAATTGGAAAAGATATTTCTGAAATAAGGGATTTTATTACAAAAAATTATTACACTTTGGATTTTACTTTAGATGAAATTAGAGATACTTACGAATTTAATGAAACTTCTCAAAATACTGTACCTCAGGCATTACAAGCGTTTTTTGAATCAACTAATTTTGAAGATGCAATAAGAAATTCAATATCAATAGGTGGTGATAGTGACACACTAGCTGCTATTTGTGGTGGAATTGCTGAAGCCTATTATGGAATACCAGATAATATTAGAAAACAAGCTATAAATTTTCTTGATGAAGATTTATTGAAAATTTTAATTGAGTTTGAAAATAAATACAAATAAAATAGTATTAAATTAGTTAGATAATAGGAGGTAGTTATGTCATATATTAAAATGGAGCATTGTTATAAAAAATATATGGTTGGGGAAGTAGAAATA contains these protein-coding regions:
- a CDS encoding ADP-ribosylglycohydrolase family protein produces the protein MLGAIIGDIVGSRFEWNNHRNKEFDLFTTECFPTDDSIMTLSVAKAILESKEDFSDLSEKTENFMQKIGRNYPYCGYGGNFFYWIFSNDPKPYNSYGNGAAMRVSAVGFVANSLEEVKSLSRKVTEITHNHPEGIKGAEATAMAIYLAKIGKDISEIRDFITKNYYTLDFTLDEIRDTYEFNETSQNTVPQALQAFFESTNFEDAIRNSISIGGDSDTLAAICGGIAEAYYGIPDNIRKQAINFLDEDLLKILIEFENKYK
- a CDS encoding ORF6N domain-containing protein, translating into MTEEKNLTIVDNKEIQNMIYTIRSRQVMIDSDLAYLYNVETKVLNQAVKRNLNRFPEHFRFQLTEEEYENLRSQFVTSSEVNTHGGRRYMPYVFTEQGIAMLSAVLKSDVAVKVSIKIMNSFVEMRNFLLSNKEMFSRLDRVELKQLETDKKLEEVFNYIASNIEVKQNIFFDGQIYDAFSFIVGLIQKAKKEIILIDNYVDINTLNILCKKNKNVKIKIYTSGKGNLTTKDINKFNAQYEELTVKINTDFHDRFLIIDRVEVYHIGASIKDAGKKSFGITKIEDKDLVKSLINKVR
- a CDS encoding helix-turn-helix domain-containing protein, translating into MNKKELANACELSPTTISKMGRGEFISMDVLYRIGTKLGIDFGDMVSIIGLKK